The nucleotide sequence CAGTTCGAGAAACAATTCGCCGCATTGTGCGGTGTTCCCCATGCTCTTGGTCTCAATTCAGGGACGGATGCGATCTTTTTGGCCCTCAAGGCGCTGGGTGTGGGTCCGGGCGATGAGGTAATAACGGTGCCCAACAGCTTTGTCGCTACGGCGGGTGCCATCGTGGCAGCAGGGGCAAAACCCGTTTTTGTTGATGTGGCTTCGGACTATAACATGGATGTGACCCTGATCGAGGGTGCAATTACCTCGCATACCAGGGCATTGCTGCCGGTGCATCTGACCGGAAATCCCGCCGATATGACAAGCATCATGAAAATAGCTGAAAAACACAAATTATTTGTGATAGAGGACGCGGCTCAGGCGGTGACGGCCTCGGTCGACGGCAAACGCGTCGGTTCCTTCGGAGATGC is from Syntrophorhabdaceae bacterium and encodes:
- a CDS encoding aminotransferase class V-fold PLP-dependent enzyme gives rise to the protein MSMTVKYLDLPRQFQDEELFGLLKQQFDRCQFVMGPEVEQFEKQFAALCGVPHALGLNSGTDAIFLALKALGVGPGDEVITVPNSFVATAGAIVAAGAKPVFVDVASDYNMDVTLIEGAITSHTRALLPVHLTGNPADMTSIMKIAEKHKLFVIEDAAQAVTASVDGKRVGSFGDA